From the genome of Paraburkholderia aromaticivorans, one region includes:
- a CDS encoding acyltransferase family protein has translation MTASALPLAPSHSRRIVQLDGLRAIAVLAVFAQHALKAPLWMGVDLFFVLSGFLITGILLERKARQQSYFGYFYARRARRILPPYVLLMVVSSILFGFGWAQHWQWYAFFAANIGDALNQSGHDSLNVLWSLAVEEQFYIFWPFVILLVPERVLGYVAAALILLVPVLRAVATPWFDSFWPIYYLTPFRMDLLAAGALLAVAVRRDRNALEPFKGVAVLGMFAALAVLAWLHLHFPRFRAANTPLSNAGLYSVSLVLCTSVVVIALQSKGIVKRLLCNPVLVYIGTISYTIYLIHLSVLYALWPLHLNRYVSAALALAITLAYASITWFAFEKRLIFGSARGAPAQKQAQPQTHTQAATGSRVGTAPQAPQSRA, from the coding sequence ATGACTGCCAGCGCACTGCCCTTAGCGCCTTCCCACTCCCGCCGCATCGTGCAGCTCGACGGCTTGCGCGCCATCGCCGTGCTCGCCGTATTCGCGCAGCACGCCTTGAAGGCGCCGCTGTGGATGGGTGTCGATCTGTTTTTTGTTCTGAGCGGTTTTCTGATCACCGGCATCCTGCTCGAGCGCAAGGCGCGTCAACAGTCGTATTTCGGTTATTTCTACGCACGCCGGGCGCGCCGCATCCTGCCGCCCTACGTGCTGCTGATGGTGGTGTCGTCGATTCTGTTCGGCTTCGGCTGGGCGCAGCACTGGCAGTGGTACGCGTTCTTCGCCGCCAATATCGGCGACGCGCTCAACCAGAGCGGCCACGACAGCCTGAATGTGCTGTGGTCGCTCGCCGTTGAGGAGCAGTTCTATATTTTCTGGCCGTTCGTGATCCTGCTCGTGCCCGAGCGCGTGCTCGGCTACGTGGCCGCCGCGCTGATCCTGCTGGTGCCCGTGCTGCGCGCGGTGGCCACGCCGTGGTTCGATTCGTTCTGGCCGATCTATTACCTCACGCCGTTCCGCATGGACCTGCTCGCCGCGGGTGCGTTGCTGGCGGTTGCCGTGCGGCGTGACCGCAATGCGCTCGAACCGTTCAAGGGCGTCGCGGTGCTGGGCATGTTCGCGGCGCTCGCGGTGCTGGCGTGGCTGCATCTGCACTTTCCGCGCTTTCGCGCGGCGAACACGCCCCTCTCGAACGCCGGGCTCTACAGCGTTTCGTTGGTGCTTTGTACTTCCGTCGTGGTCATCGCCCTGCAAAGCAAGGGCATCGTCAAACGGCTGCTGTGCAATCCCGTGCTGGTCTATATCGGCACCATCAGCTACACGATCTATCTGATTCACCTGAGCGTGCTGTACGCGCTGTGGCCGCTGCATCTGAACCGCTATGTGAGCGCCGCGCTCGCGCTCGCGATCACGCTCGCCTACGCCAGCATCACCTGGTTCGCGTTCGAGAAGCGCCTGATTTTCGGCTCGGCGCGCGGCGCGCCCG